A stretch of the Bacillus licheniformis DSM 13 = ATCC 14580 genome encodes the following:
- the mnmE gene encoding tRNA uridine-5-carboxymethylaminomethyl(34) synthesis GTPase MnmE: MDTIAAISTPMGEGAIAIVRMSGPEALAIADKVYKGPRGKRLSSVDSHTINYGHIVDPETEKVVEEVMVSVLKAPKTFTREDIVEINCHGGLVTVNQVLQLVLREGARLAEPGEFTKRAFLNGRIDLSQAEAVMDLIRAKTDRAMNVAMNQMEGRLSSLIKRLRAEILETLAHVEVNIDYPEYDDVEEMTHKMLIEKATKVKKEIEALLTTSEQGKILREGISTVIIGRPNVGKSSLLNSLVHETKAIVTDIPGTTRDVIEEYVNVRGVPLRLVDTAGIRETEDIVERIGVERSRQVLKEADLILLVLNYSESLSDEDIKLFEATKGMDIIVIVNKTDLEQKLDLDRVRELAGNQPVVTTSLLKEEGIDELEEAIQSLFFTGAIESGDLTYVSNTRHISLLHEAKRAITDALEGIENDVPIDMVQIDLTRCWEVLGEIIGDAVHESLIDQLFSQFCLGK, from the coding sequence ATGGATACCATCGCTGCGATTTCAACGCCGATGGGAGAAGGGGCGATTGCGATCGTCCGGATGAGCGGCCCTGAGGCTCTTGCGATCGCCGATAAAGTGTATAAAGGACCTCGCGGAAAAAGGCTGAGTTCCGTCGATTCACATACGATTAACTACGGTCATATCGTTGATCCGGAAACGGAAAAAGTCGTGGAAGAAGTCATGGTTTCGGTACTGAAAGCGCCGAAAACTTTTACGCGGGAAGATATTGTAGAAATCAACTGCCACGGCGGACTTGTGACTGTCAACCAGGTGCTTCAGCTCGTTTTGAGAGAGGGAGCGCGTCTGGCGGAACCGGGAGAATTTACGAAAAGAGCCTTTTTGAACGGAAGAATCGATCTTTCCCAGGCTGAAGCTGTCATGGATCTCATCAGGGCCAAAACAGACCGGGCAATGAATGTGGCCATGAATCAGATGGAAGGAAGGCTGTCTTCACTGATCAAACGGTTGAGGGCCGAGATTCTTGAAACATTGGCCCACGTTGAAGTGAATATTGACTATCCGGAATACGATGACGTTGAAGAAATGACGCACAAGATGCTGATTGAAAAAGCGACAAAGGTCAAAAAGGAAATCGAGGCGCTGCTGACGACTTCAGAGCAGGGTAAAATATTAAGAGAAGGCATCTCGACAGTTATCATCGGGCGGCCCAATGTCGGCAAGTCCTCGCTTTTAAACAGTCTCGTCCACGAGACAAAAGCGATCGTAACGGATATTCCGGGCACGACGCGGGATGTCATTGAAGAATATGTGAATGTCAGAGGCGTGCCGCTGCGTCTCGTCGATACAGCCGGGATCCGCGAGACCGAAGACATCGTCGAGCGAATCGGCGTTGAACGTTCAAGACAGGTATTAAAAGAAGCAGATTTGATTTTGCTTGTCCTCAATTACAGCGAGTCCCTTTCAGATGAAGACATCAAGCTCTTTGAAGCAACGAAGGGAATGGACATCATCGTCATTGTCAATAAGACCGATCTTGAGCAAAAGCTTGATCTTGATCGGGTTCGGGAATTGGCTGGGAATCAGCCTGTCGTGACGACTTCCTTATTAAAAGAGGAAGGGATTGATGAGCTGGAGGAAGCCATTCAATCGCTGTTTTTCACAGGCGCGATCGAGAGCGGCGACTTGACATATGTCAGCAATACAAGGCATATTTCACTGCTGCATGAGGCGAAGCGCGCCATCACTGACGCATTGGAGGGCATCGAAAACGATGTGCCGATCGATATGGTTCAAATTGATTTAACAAGATGCTGGGAAGTTCTTGGGGAGATCATTGGCGATGCTGTACACGAAAGTCTGATCGACCAGCTCTTCTCTCAATTTTGCTTAGGAAAATAA
- the jag gene encoding RNA-binding cell elongation regulator Jag/EloR translates to MKELTATGRTVDEAVQSGLEQLGLHADDVEVDVVDEGKKGLFGIFGHRSAVVNIREKIDPVKEAKQYLENVISNMGIQAQVTAEEESKRVVFQLKGDKTALLIGKRGQTLNALETLTQLVLNRHSDRYIQAVVDAEGYRAKRKETLAQLALKLADQAARQKKDIHLEPMPSSERKVIHDTLAGYSQHIETYSTGEDHNRHLVISYKK, encoded by the coding sequence GTGAAGGAACTGACTGCTACTGGACGTACCGTCGATGAAGCAGTGCAATCCGGGCTTGAACAGCTGGGCCTTCATGCAGATGATGTCGAAGTCGACGTAGTTGATGAAGGAAAAAAGGGATTATTCGGCATTTTCGGTCATCGGTCTGCAGTCGTGAACATTCGGGAAAAAATAGACCCGGTTAAAGAAGCAAAACAATATTTGGAAAATGTAATTTCGAATATGGGAATACAAGCCCAGGTGACGGCAGAAGAGGAGTCTAAACGAGTGGTTTTTCAGTTGAAAGGAGACAAAACAGCTCTTTTAATTGGAAAAAGGGGACAAACTTTAAATGCCCTTGAAACGCTGACGCAGCTCGTGCTCAATCGTCATTCCGACAGATATATCCAAGCGGTGGTTGACGCCGAAGGATACCGCGCAAAGCGGAAGGAAACACTTGCTCAGCTGGCATTGAAGCTTGCTGACCAGGCGGCCAGGCAGAAAAAAGACATTCACCTGGAGCCGATGCCTTCCAGTGAGCGCAAGGTCATCCATGATACGCTTGCGGGCTACTCGCAGCATATCGAAACTTACTCTACCGGTGAAGACCATAACCGGCACCTTGTCATCTCATATAAAAAATAA
- the spoIIIJ gene encoding YidC family membrane integrase SpoIIIJ, whose translation MLLKRRILLLFSMIGVIVLLAGCTEINQPITAESEGFWNTYIVYPLSQLITYVANLTNENFGLAIIIVTILIRLLILPLMIKQTKSSKAMQALQPEMQKLREKYSSKDQKTQQKLQQETMALMQKHGVNPLAGCFPILIQMPILIGFYHAIMRTREIAEHSFLWFDLGERDPYFILPILAGVFTFIQQKLMMAGTAQQNPQMAMMLWLMPIMIVVFAISFPAALSLYWVVGNLFMIAQTFFIKGPDLKAERQEAAAGGKKSGGKKK comes from the coding sequence ATGTTGTTGAAGAGGCGAATTTTATTATTGTTCAGTATGATCGGCGTTATCGTGCTTTTAGCTGGATGTACGGAAATCAACCAGCCGATCACTGCAGAAAGCGAAGGGTTTTGGAACACGTATATCGTATACCCGTTGTCACAGCTGATCACGTATGTAGCAAATTTAACGAATGAAAACTTCGGACTAGCGATTATCATCGTCACGATCTTAATCAGACTTTTAATTTTGCCGCTGATGATCAAGCAGACGAAGAGTTCGAAAGCGATGCAGGCTCTCCAGCCTGAAATGCAAAAACTTCGTGAAAAATACAGTTCTAAAGATCAAAAAACGCAGCAGAAGCTTCAACAGGAAACGATGGCTCTCATGCAGAAGCACGGGGTTAACCCGCTTGCCGGATGTTTCCCGATCTTAATTCAAATGCCGATTTTAATCGGATTCTATCATGCCATTATGAGAACGCGGGAAATCGCAGAACACAGCTTTTTATGGTTTGACCTTGGGGAGCGTGATCCGTATTTCATTTTGCCGATTCTCGCCGGTGTGTTCACATTCATTCAGCAAAAGCTGATGATGGCGGGAACAGCGCAGCAAAATCCGCAGATGGCGATGATGCTTTGGCTGATGCCGATCATGATCGTTGTATTTGCGATCAGTTTCCCGGCGGCTCTTTCCCTGTACTGGGTAGTCGGTAACTTATTCATGATTGCTCAAACCTTCTTTATCAAAGGGCCTGATCTAAAGGCTGAGAGACAGGAAGCGGCAGCCGGAGGAAAAAAATCCGGAGGTAAGAAAAAGTGA